The following are encoded together in the Malaya genurostris strain Urasoe2022 chromosome 3, Malgen_1.1, whole genome shotgun sequence genome:
- the LOC131433900 gene encoding uncharacterized protein LOC131433900, with protein sequence MVDDRLNFNVHVDYACEKAATAVNTLARIIPSVGGPRSSKRRFLANVATSILSASLGCGAKNEEKPWEAEQCVPAHGYESRECLQNNPVGEEDVECYRRRNARNTRAAARTNSLAKWQQEWDNAANGRKQREVNFQLTQFLSGHGCFRKYLFRFGHVPSPLRPEYVNVEETPAHVVFDCPRIAEIRRGIRGVTVANIVEEMFRNEDTWNVVDRKVTGILCALQRKWREGQRAPDSDPVRDDPPPGT encoded by the exons ATGGTCGACGACCGCCTAAACTTTAACGTGCACGTCGACTACGCCTGCGAAAAGGCGGCGACGGCGGTTAATACATTGGCGAGGATTATACCAAGCGTGGGCGGTCCAAGAAGTAGTAAGAGGCGCTTCTTGGCAAATGTTGCAACCTCAATACTTAGTGCCAGCCTGGGCTGCGGCGCTAAAAACGAAGAGAAACCGTGGGAAGCTGAACAGTGTGTTCCGGCTCATGGCTATGAGAGTCGCGAGTGTCTACAGAACAATCCCGTCGGAG AGGAAGACGTCGAGTGCTACCGGCGGAGGAATGCTAGGAATACGAGAGCAGCTGCTAGAACGAACTCGCTGGCGaagtggcaacaagagtgggacaatgCGGCGAACGGAAG AAAGCAGAGAGAGGTAAACTTCCAGCTGACGCAGTTTCTGTCCGGGCATGGCTGTTTTCGGAAGTATCTGTTTCGGTTTGGACACGTGCCTTCCCCTCTTCGTCCGGAGTATGTGAACGTGGAGGAAACACCAGCGCACGTCGTCTTTGATTGCCCTAGAATCGCGGAGATACGCAGGGGTATCCGCGGCGTAACAGTCGCCAACATTGTCGAGGAGATGTTTCGCAACGAAGACACGTGGAACGTTGTTGACAGAAAAGTAACGGGGATACTGTGCGCGCTGCAGAGGAAGTGGCGCGAAGGCCAGAGAGCGCCGGACAGCGATCCGGTTAGGGATGATCCACCGCCGGGAACATGA